The following proteins are co-located in the Shouchella hunanensis genome:
- the pheT gene encoding phenylalanine--tRNA ligase subunit beta: MLVSYEWLQHYIEIDDITPEEIAEKMTRSGIEIDFIHNRNNGATNIVVGYVKAIEQHPDADKLNVCQVDIGEEEPVQIVCGAPNVDAGQYVAVAKVGARLPGNVKIKKAKLRGQLSQGMICSLQELGIEGKLVPKRYAEGIYVFPEGAEVDPGDDVLAIMALNDRVLELDLTANRSDCMHMIGVAYELAALYDRPVKLPKAKVREIKEAAEDYISVQVDHAEETPFYQALVIKNVQVGPSPAWLQNRLMAAGIRPISNVVDVTNYVLLEYGQPLHAFDYHALGTGKIHVRRAYSDESFTTLDGIERTLSQEQLVITNGKEPVALAGVMGGLDSEVTDSTTTIVLEAASFAPGLVRKSSKRNNLRSDSSARFEKGVNESRIGEAARRAAYLIQDLAGGQVLSGDVTVDHRVKKETTISLNLDQMNHRLGTTLSISEVASIMGRLQLPCEKVDHDLVVTIPERRKDLVIKQDLYEEVARIHGYDNIPSTLPIGTTTQGKRSPKQLIRTQIRSVLSASGLADVISYSLTSPAKAARFVDDVYQPIRIDKPMSEERSVMRTSLLPHLYDIAAHNRNHRNQDLFIYELGSVFLTTEETLTTLPREEERVAGFISGTYLNHMWQGEKKQSDFFLLKGMVEQLFASLGLTDIVSFKQVEQADFHPGRTATVLLKGEPIGIIGQVHPALQDEWNLDESYVFELTIESIFTQANQMVLYQGVPKFPSIGRDIALVVDQHIPVADLTTVIQAAGGSLLKQVSLFDLYEGDHLEDGKKSVAFSLTYRHNERTLTDEEVQEQHEQVLQALTDTYQATLRS, encoded by the coding sequence ATGTTAGTTTCATACGAATGGTTACAACACTACATTGAAATAGATGATATTACGCCAGAAGAAATTGCGGAGAAGATGACGCGAAGTGGAATCGAAATTGATTTTATTCATAATCGAAACAACGGCGCAACCAACATTGTGGTCGGTTATGTAAAAGCAATTGAGCAACATCCAGACGCAGATAAATTAAATGTCTGCCAAGTAGACATTGGGGAAGAGGAACCAGTTCAAATTGTTTGCGGTGCACCGAATGTTGACGCTGGTCAATATGTGGCTGTTGCTAAGGTTGGAGCGCGATTACCCGGTAATGTGAAGATTAAAAAGGCAAAATTAAGAGGCCAACTTTCTCAAGGGATGATTTGCTCTTTACAAGAGCTTGGCATTGAAGGAAAGCTTGTTCCTAAGCGCTATGCAGAAGGAATTTATGTTTTTCCCGAGGGTGCAGAAGTAGACCCTGGAGATGATGTGCTTGCGATAATGGCATTAAATGATCGAGTTCTTGAACTAGACTTAACTGCGAATCGATCAGATTGTATGCATATGATTGGTGTAGCCTATGAGTTAGCGGCTCTATATGATCGTCCAGTTAAGTTGCCAAAAGCAAAAGTAAGAGAAATTAAAGAAGCGGCTGAAGATTATATTAGCGTACAAGTTGATCATGCTGAAGAAACACCATTTTACCAAGCACTAGTAATAAAAAATGTTCAAGTTGGACCTTCACCAGCTTGGTTACAAAATCGCCTAATGGCAGCGGGAATACGCCCGATAAGCAATGTGGTAGACGTGACGAACTATGTGTTGCTTGAATATGGTCAGCCGTTACATGCGTTTGACTATCATGCCCTTGGAACAGGAAAAATTCACGTTCGACGCGCGTACAGCGATGAATCATTCACTACATTAGATGGGATTGAACGGACGTTAAGCCAAGAGCAACTCGTTATTACGAATGGAAAAGAGCCTGTTGCTTTAGCAGGGGTAATGGGCGGATTGGATTCCGAAGTTACAGATTCAACCACAACGATTGTTCTTGAAGCGGCATCGTTTGCACCTGGACTTGTTCGAAAGTCATCTAAACGAAACAATCTGAGAAGCGATTCAAGTGCTCGATTTGAAAAAGGTGTGAATGAGAGCAGAATTGGAGAAGCGGCGAGGAGAGCAGCTTACTTAATTCAAGACTTAGCTGGTGGTCAAGTATTAAGTGGCGATGTAACTGTCGATCATCGTGTGAAAAAAGAAACAACGATTTCTCTTAACTTGGATCAAATGAACCATCGTTTAGGAACGACTTTATCCATATCTGAAGTGGCTAGCATCATGGGGCGTCTCCAGCTTCCGTGCGAAAAAGTAGATCATGATCTCGTTGTCACCATCCCTGAGCGTCGAAAAGACCTTGTGATTAAACAAGACCTTTATGAAGAAGTCGCACGTATACACGGATATGATAACATTCCTTCTACGTTACCAATCGGCACAACCACTCAAGGAAAACGATCGCCGAAACAGCTCATTCGCACTCAAATTCGCAGTGTTCTTAGCGCTTCTGGGTTGGCAGATGTCATAAGCTACTCTTTAACAAGTCCTGCCAAAGCAGCACGTTTCGTTGACGATGTCTACCAGCCAATACGCATTGACAAGCCGATGAGTGAAGAACGAAGTGTGATGCGTACGAGCTTGCTGCCACATTTATATGATATCGCTGCTCATAACCGTAACCACCGTAATCAAGACCTTTTTATTTATGAACTAGGGTCCGTTTTCTTAACAACGGAAGAAACATTAACGACATTACCTAGAGAAGAAGAGCGTGTCGCTGGTTTTATTAGCGGCACTTACTTAAACCATATGTGGCAAGGCGAGAAGAAGCAAAGTGATTTCTTCTTGTTAAAAGGCATGGTTGAGCAACTATTTGCTTCACTCGGTTTAACAGACATCGTGAGTTTCAAGCAAGTAGAACAAGCTGATTTTCATCCTGGTCGTACCGCAACCGTTTTGTTAAAAGGTGAACCGATTGGAATAATTGGTCAAGTTCATCCAGCGTTACAGGATGAGTGGAACCTTGATGAGTCTTATGTGTTTGAATTGACAATAGAGTCGATTTTCACCCAAGCTAATCAGATGGTTCTGTACCAAGGTGTACCGAAATTCCCATCGATTGGACGAGATATTGCTCTTGTCGTGGATCAGCACATTCCTGTTGCCGACTTAACAACAGTGATTCAAGCAGCAGGCGGTAGCTTACTTAAACAAGTGAGTCTGTTTGATTTATATGAAGGTGATCACTTAGAGGACGGTAAAAAGTCAGTTGCTTTCTCGTTAACGTATCGCCATAATGAACGAACGTTAACAGATGAAGAGGTGCAAGAGCAGCATGAGCAAGTGTTACAAGCTTTAACAGATACGTACCAAGCGACATTACGTTCATAA
- the pheS gene encoding phenylalanine--tRNA ligase subunit alpha — MREQLEGLKQEALAKVTAAQSEKELQDVRVAYLGKKGPITEVLRGMGKLSTEERPVIGALANVVRDEIKAAIDEKMEKMAASALDQKLKAETIDVTLPGRKPTQGTTHPLNQVVREIEEIFLGMGFSVGEGPEIETDYYNFEALNLPKDHPARDMQDSFYITEDTLLRTQTSPVQARTMEAHKGKGPVKVVAPGKVFRRDDDDATHSHQFMQAEGLYVDKDVRMSDLKGVLELFAKQFFGQDREIRLRPSFFPFTEPSVEIDVSCGICKGQGCRVCKQSGWIEVLGAGMVHPRVLEMSGFDPNEYSGFAFGMGVERLAMLKYDVDDIRQFYTNDNRFLQQFHTK, encoded by the coding sequence ATGCGAGAACAATTAGAAGGATTAAAACAAGAAGCGTTAGCTAAAGTGACAGCAGCTCAATCAGAGAAAGAATTACAAGACGTACGCGTCGCCTATTTAGGGAAAAAAGGTCCGATCACGGAAGTATTACGTGGGATGGGGAAGTTATCTACTGAAGAGCGACCGGTTATTGGCGCATTGGCTAATGTCGTTCGTGATGAGATTAAAGCAGCAATTGACGAAAAAATGGAGAAGATGGCCGCTTCTGCTCTTGATCAGAAATTAAAGGCAGAAACGATTGACGTCACGCTACCTGGACGTAAACCGACACAAGGAACAACCCACCCACTAAATCAAGTCGTTCGTGAAATTGAAGAAATCTTTTTAGGAATGGGCTTTTCAGTTGGGGAAGGTCCTGAAATTGAAACAGACTATTACAATTTTGAAGCCTTAAACTTACCGAAAGATCACCCTGCTCGTGATATGCAAGACTCTTTCTATATAACAGAGGACACATTGCTTCGAACGCAGACATCGCCAGTTCAAGCACGAACAATGGAAGCTCATAAAGGGAAAGGGCCAGTTAAAGTAGTCGCTCCAGGAAAAGTATTTAGACGTGATGATGATGATGCGACTCATTCTCATCAATTTATGCAAGCAGAAGGGCTTTATGTAGACAAAGACGTTCGTATGAGTGATTTAAAAGGTGTACTTGAACTCTTTGCTAAACAGTTTTTTGGACAAGATCGCGAAATTCGTTTACGTCCAAGCTTCTTTCCTTTTACAGAACCATCAGTAGAAATTGACGTGTCATGTGGGATTTGTAAAGGACAAGGCTGTCGAGTGTGTAAGCAATCTGGCTGGATTGAAGTATTAGGCGCAGGCATGGTTCATCCCCGTGTACTCGAAATGAGTGGATTTGATCCAAATGAATACAGTGGATTTGCTTTTGGAATGGGTGTTGAGCGACTAGCGATGTTAAAGTATGACGTTGATGATATTCGCCAGTTTTATACAAATGATAACCGGTTTCTACAGCAGTTTCATACAAAGTGA
- a CDS encoding TrmH family RNA methyltransferase has protein sequence MKTIESTKNERVKAWKKLHTRKGREQADSFLIEGDHLVDEALAASVAIEAMITTRTDYETPFSGSVYYVTQAVMDELSMTETAPGIIAVCQKKVWKQPTSLTGTYVLLDSVQDPGNVGTIIRTALALHASGVILGKGTVDVYNDKVIRSTQGALFHMPVYTGDLHQWIETFKKETVPVIGTALTNASPLKRDQTYPSFALLVGNEGEGVQPSLLSQATENVYIPISQRSESLNVGIATGILLFSLQG, from the coding sequence TTGAAGACAATTGAATCAACGAAAAATGAACGCGTAAAGGCATGGAAAAAGTTACACACGAGAAAAGGGAGAGAGCAGGCTGACTCATTCCTAATAGAAGGCGATCATCTAGTTGATGAGGCACTTGCAGCATCTGTTGCGATCGAGGCGATGATCACAACTCGTACCGACTATGAGACACCTTTCTCTGGTTCTGTATACTATGTCACACAAGCAGTTATGGATGAATTATCAATGACCGAAACGGCTCCAGGTATCATCGCCGTTTGTCAAAAAAAAGTTTGGAAACAACCGACGTCGTTAACCGGAACGTATGTGTTGCTTGATAGCGTTCAAGATCCAGGAAACGTTGGGACGATCATACGGACGGCTCTCGCACTACATGCGTCAGGCGTCATCTTAGGTAAAGGAACAGTGGATGTATATAATGATAAAGTCATTCGCTCGACCCAAGGTGCTTTATTTCACATGCCTGTTTACACAGGTGATCTTCATCAATGGATAGAGACTTTTAAAAAGGAAACTGTACCCGTCATAGGTACAGCTTTAACAAACGCTTCTCCTCTTAAGCGAGATCAAACCTACCCTTCCTTTGCACTACTCGTAGGGAATGAAGGAGAAGGTGTACAGCCCTCTTTACTTTCTCAAGCAACCGAAAATGTCTATATTCCAATCAGTCAGCGTTCGGAGTCGCTTAATGTAGGAATAGCAACTGGCATTTTGCTTTTTTCTTTACAAGGGTAG
- the sspI gene encoding small acid-soluble spore protein SspI, producing the protein MGFNLRGAIMSNIQGSSQEDVEATILDAIQSGEEKMLPGLGVLFEVYWQQADESTKDQLCADISKGLN; encoded by the coding sequence ATGGGATTTAACTTACGTGGTGCCATTATGTCTAATATTCAAGGATCAAGCCAAGAGGATGTTGAAGCAACGATTCTAGACGCTATTCAAAGCGGCGAAGAAAAGATGCTTCCTGGACTTGGCGTTCTCTTTGAAGTGTACTGGCAGCAAGCAGATGAATCAACAAAAGATCAACTTTGCGCCGATATTAGCAAAGGCTTAAACTAA
- a CDS encoding M42 family metallopeptidase, translated as MLKDLTDANGISGFEKEARDVMKSYISPYADSIETDHLGSLIAKKVGNEAGPKIMIAGHLDEIGFMVTTIDDKGFLRFQTIGGWWGQVMLAQRVTIMTKKGNVAGVIGSKPPHVLSPEARKKPVDIKDMFIDVGASSKEEAAEFGIMPGDAVVPVCEFTVMKNEKLLMAKAWDNRIGCAIAIDVLKQLQGQEHPNVVYGVGTVQEEVGLRGAKTSAHAVQPDIGFGVDVGIGADTPGTKGEGTLGKGPQIILFDASMIPHKDLRDLVIQTADENKIPYQYDSIAGGGTDSGSIHLTANGVPALSITVATRYIHTHAGILHRDDYENTVKLLVEVIKKLDADTVKQLTFGS; from the coding sequence ATGCTAAAAGATTTAACAGATGCAAATGGAATTTCTGGCTTTGAGAAAGAAGCTAGAGATGTAATGAAATCATACATCTCTCCATATGCGGATTCGATCGAGACCGATCATCTAGGAAGTTTGATTGCTAAGAAAGTGGGCAATGAAGCAGGTCCTAAAATTATGATTGCTGGCCATTTAGATGAGATTGGCTTTATGGTGACGACAATTGACGATAAAGGTTTCCTGCGTTTTCAAACGATTGGTGGCTGGTGGGGGCAAGTGATGCTCGCACAACGAGTGACCATTATGACGAAAAAAGGAAATGTTGCAGGTGTCATCGGCTCTAAACCACCTCATGTTTTGTCACCAGAGGCTCGAAAAAAACCTGTTGATATAAAAGACATGTTTATAGACGTTGGGGCAAGCTCTAAAGAAGAAGCAGCTGAATTTGGAATTATGCCAGGAGATGCAGTTGTGCCAGTTTGTGAATTTACCGTTATGAAAAATGAAAAGCTATTAATGGCGAAGGCTTGGGATAACCGTATCGGGTGCGCAATCGCTATCGACGTCTTAAAACAGTTACAAGGTCAAGAGCACCCTAATGTTGTCTATGGTGTGGGTACCGTCCAAGAGGAAGTAGGATTACGAGGAGCAAAGACAAGCGCCCATGCTGTTCAACCAGATATTGGATTTGGTGTTGATGTAGGGATAGGAGCTGACACACCTGGAACAAAAGGCGAAGGTACCTTAGGGAAAGGTCCGCAAATCATCTTGTTTGATGCATCGATGATCCCTCATAAAGATCTTCGAGATCTTGTTATACAAACGGCAGATGAAAATAAAATACCGTATCAATATGATTCGATTGCAGGTGGAGGTACTGATTCTGGCTCTATTCATTTGACTGCAAATGGGGTACCGGCTCTTTCCATTACCGTTGCGACGCGATACATCCACACTCATGCAGGTATTTTACATCGAGATGACTATGAGAATACGGTCAAGCTATTAGTGGAAGTCATAAAAAAATTGGATGCAGACACAGTGAAACAGTTAACGTTTGGTTCATAA
- a CDS encoding solute symporter family protein, translating to MNPAVITLFLAIVALTLVITYFAAKRTKTASEFYTAGGGLTGWQNGLAIAGDYLSAASFLGIAGAIALFGFDGFFYSIGYLVAYLVVMFIVAEPLRNLGKYTLADMIHSRFDARKVRGVAAGSTITIVIFYMIAQLVGAGALIQLLFNIPYTWAVLLVGVMMTTYVLFGGMTATSWVQIVKAALLMIATVLISIMVLFQFNFNIAEMFSTVSSMEGEGFLNPGGQGRAPIDSISLMLALVLGTAGLPHILMRFFTVRDAKTARSSVVTATWIVGIFYLLTIFLGFGAAAFVGSDAIMEANPAGNMAAPLLAEELGGELFMSFVAAVAFATILAVVAGLVLSGASAFAHDVYGQIIKKGQATPKQEVVAARLASVTVAILSIILALFAQNMNVAFLVALAFCVAASANLPVIVYTIYWKRFNTTGAITAMLSGLLSALFLVAVSPNVIRADGTAFIVGDPLIDLTNPAIISVPIGFLGGIIGTYLSKERNEQKYSEVKVRANIGLKKAE from the coding sequence ATGAATCCAGCCGTCATTACACTGTTTTTAGCAATCGTTGCATTAACCCTTGTTATTACGTATTTTGCTGCCAAGCGAACAAAAACAGCAAGTGAATTTTATACAGCAGGAGGCGGGCTTACAGGGTGGCAAAATGGTTTGGCGATTGCTGGAGATTATTTATCTGCGGCATCTTTTCTAGGCATAGCAGGTGCAATAGCCCTTTTTGGATTTGATGGTTTCTTTTATAGTATTGGTTACTTAGTCGCGTACCTCGTCGTAATGTTCATTGTCGCCGAGCCGTTGCGCAACCTAGGAAAATATACATTAGCTGATATGATTCATTCTCGATTCGATGCTCGGAAAGTTCGAGGTGTCGCCGCTGGAAGTACGATTACCATTGTCATTTTCTATATGATTGCGCAACTTGTAGGAGCCGGTGCACTTATACAACTTCTTTTCAATATTCCTTATACATGGGCTGTTTTACTAGTAGGCGTGATGATGACAACGTATGTACTTTTTGGAGGAATGACTGCGACGAGCTGGGTGCAAATCGTAAAAGCAGCATTGCTTATGATTGCTACAGTGTTAATCTCCATTATGGTGCTGTTTCAATTTAACTTTAATATTGCTGAAATGTTCTCAACGGTAAGTTCAATGGAAGGAGAAGGGTTTTTAAATCCAGGTGGCCAGGGAAGAGCTCCAATTGATTCCATTTCCTTAATGCTTGCATTAGTACTAGGTACAGCGGGGCTTCCACATATTCTTATGCGCTTCTTCACAGTAAGAGATGCGAAGACAGCAAGAAGCTCTGTTGTAACGGCAACGTGGATTGTTGGGATTTTCTATTTACTTACGATTTTCTTAGGCTTTGGTGCAGCTGCTTTTGTAGGTTCTGATGCTATAATGGAAGCAAATCCAGCTGGGAATATGGCAGCCCCTTTATTAGCTGAGGAGCTGGGTGGAGAACTATTCATGTCGTTTGTAGCAGCTGTTGCATTTGCGACGATTCTTGCTGTTGTTGCTGGTCTAGTTTTGTCAGGAGCATCTGCATTTGCCCATGATGTGTATGGACAAATCATTAAAAAGGGTCAAGCAACACCAAAACAAGAAGTGGTAGCAGCGCGACTAGCCTCTGTCACAGTAGCGATCTTGTCAATCATACTTGCCCTGTTTGCTCAAAATATGAACGTTGCTTTTTTAGTTGCACTAGCGTTCTGTGTGGCGGCAAGTGCGAATCTCCCAGTCATCGTATACACCATCTATTGGAAGCGTTTTAACACAACGGGGGCCATTACGGCTATGCTATCAGGTTTACTGTCTGCGTTGTTCTTAGTTGCCGTGAGTCCGAATGTCATAAGAGCTGATGGCACTGCGTTTATAGTCGGTGATCCGTTAATTGATTTAACGAATCCGGCAATTATTTCAGTTCCTATTGGCTTCTTAGGAGGCATTATTGGCACCTATTTATCTAAAGAACGAAATGAGCAGAAATATTCTGAAGTAAAGGTTCGAGCTAATATTGGCTTGAAAAAAGCCGAGTAA
- a CDS encoding DUF485 domain-containing protein, with translation MRKNQDSYYEKIEKSPSFKRLMKEKKGFLIPSIIFFMLFYFSLPVLAVYTDVLNGRVFGDITWAWVLAVAQFIMTWTLCTLYVKKAAKFDKLAEEVIEESEQKERASL, from the coding sequence ATGAGGAAAAATCAGGATTCGTACTATGAGAAAATTGAGAAGAGCCCGTCTTTTAAACGTCTGATGAAAGAGAAAAAAGGCTTTTTAATTCCATCCATCATCTTTTTTATGCTTTTTTACTTTTCGTTACCCGTACTTGCCGTTTATACAGATGTGTTAAATGGACGAGTTTTTGGCGATATTACGTGGGCTTGGGTGTTAGCTGTAGCACAATTTATCATGACCTGGACTTTGTGTACGCTTTACGTAAAAAAAGCGGCTAAATTCGATAAACTCGCTGAAGAGGTAATCGAAGAAAGTGAACAGAAAGAGAGGGCTAGTCTATGA
- a CDS encoding TVP38/TMEM64 family protein, whose translation MDGLLTDALAYIEAAGWLAPVLFIILHILRPVLFLPVLLVTLAGGYVFGLFYGMIFSYVGLMGVSLTFYWLIERFPKVYDKLKMVKEKLLGSKTSLTIWQLLLLRIMPFVHFHALSFYVMEESKHYRDYVKQSAVMNMSPAIVYTAFGGLIHELPLPGLVVFCLFLVLFMFIIRPKKPTDTYQPNDIDAPLPQK comes from the coding sequence ATGGACGGCTTACTAACAGACGCACTCGCCTATATTGAAGCTGCTGGCTGGTTGGCACCGGTATTATTTATAATTCTTCATATTTTACGTCCTGTGCTATTTCTACCTGTATTGCTTGTGACGCTAGCAGGTGGTTATGTATTTGGACTCTTTTACGGAATGATTTTTTCATATGTTGGCTTAATGGGAGTAAGTCTAACGTTTTATTGGCTCATTGAGCGATTTCCAAAAGTATATGACAAGCTAAAAATGGTGAAAGAAAAGCTTCTCGGATCAAAAACGAGTTTAACAATATGGCAGCTACTTTTATTGCGTATTATGCCGTTTGTTCACTTCCATGCGCTTTCGTTTTATGTAATGGAAGAGTCTAAGCATTATCGTGATTATGTGAAACAATCAGCGGTAATGAATATGTCACCAGCTATTGTTTACACAGCTTTCGGCGGCTTAATCCATGAGTTACCCTTGCCAGGATTAGTCGTGTTTTGTTTATTCCTAGTTTTATTTATGTTTATTATTCGTCCTAAAAAGCCTACTGACACCTATCAGCCAAACGACATTGACGCCCCTTTACCTCAAAAGTAA
- a CDS encoding DUF1294 domain-containing protein: protein MLVYLSLLSVFTFIVMGMDKHNARHQKSRIPEKSLFLLAIVGGSVGLLAGMYSFRHKTRKPSFKYGIPALVVLQLAVGLFIYTSL, encoded by the coding sequence ATGCTTGTTTATCTTAGTTTGCTTTCGGTTTTTACTTTTATTGTAATGGGTATGGATAAGCACAATGCCCGCCATCAAAAAAGTAGAATACCAGAAAAGAGTCTATTTTTATTAGCTATAGTTGGTGGTAGTGTTGGCTTACTAGCAGGTATGTATAGTTTTCGCCATAAGACAAGAAAGCCTTCATTTAAATATGGAATACCGGCACTTGTTGTTCTGCAATTAGCTGTAGGGTTGTTCATTTACACATCGTTGTAG
- the rplT gene encoding 50S ribosomal protein L20, translating into MPRVKGGYVARRRRKKVLKLAKGYYGSKHTLFKSAQGQVMKSLQYAYRDRRQKKRDFRKLWITRINAAARINGLSYSRLMHGLKLAEINVNRKMLAELAVNDEKAFAQLADQAKASLNN; encoded by the coding sequence ATGCCAAGAGTAAAAGGTGGATATGTCGCTCGTCGTCGTCGTAAAAAGGTTTTAAAACTAGCTAAAGGGTATTACGGTTCCAAACATACGTTATTCAAGTCCGCTCAAGGACAAGTAATGAAATCACTTCAGTATGCTTACCGTGACCGTCGTCAGAAAAAGCGTGATTTCCGTAAGCTTTGGATTACACGTATTAATGCAGCAGCGCGTATTAACGGTCTTTCTTACAGCCGTCTAATGCACGGATTAAAGCTTGCTGAAATTAATGTAAACCGTAAAATGCTTGCAGAACTTGCTGTAAATGACGAAAAAGCATTTGCTCAATTAGCTGACCAAGCGAAAGCTAGCTTAAATAACTAA
- the rpmI gene encoding 50S ribosomal protein L35: MPKMKTHRGAAKRFKKTGTGKLKRSHAYTSHMFRNKSQKQKRKLRKSAIVHSGDFKRIRQMLTYKKK, encoded by the coding sequence ATGCCTAAGATGAAAACTCACCGTGGCGCTGCAAAGCGTTTCAAGAAAACTGGGACTGGCAAGCTAAAGCGTTCACACGCGTATACTAGCCACATGTTCCGTAACAAATCTCAGAAACAAAAGCGTAAATTACGTAAGTCTGCAATTGTTCATTCTGGAGACTTCAAACGTATTCGTCAAATGCTAACATACAAGAAAAAATAA
- the infC gene encoding translation initiation factor IF-3: MLVNEGIRAREVRLIGANGDQIGVKSKHEALEMAQRVNLDLVCVAPNAKPPVCRIMDYGKYRYEQQKKDKETRKKQKVITVKEVRLSPTIEDNDFNTKLRNARKFLEKGDKVKASIRFRGRAITHSQIGRDVLERLAKECEDIATIESRPKMEGRSMFLIMAPKAEK, encoded by the coding sequence ATGTTGGTCAATGAAGGGATTCGAGCTCGAGAAGTACGTTTAATTGGCGCTAATGGCGATCAAATTGGCGTGAAATCAAAGCATGAAGCACTGGAAATGGCACAAAGAGTAAATCTTGACCTTGTCTGCGTGGCACCAAATGCGAAACCGCCTGTCTGCCGTATCATGGATTATGGAAAATATCGCTATGAGCAGCAGAAAAAAGATAAGGAAACACGTAAAAAGCAGAAAGTAATTACTGTTAAAGAAGTTCGTCTTAGTCCAACGATTGAAGACAACGATTTTAATACGAAATTACGAAATGCACGTAAATTCCTTGAAAAAGGCGATAAGGTAAAAGCTTCTATTCGTTTTCGCGGTCGTGCGATTACACACTCTCAAATCGGGCGTGATGTACTAGAGCGTCTTGCAAAAGAATGTGAAGATATTGCCACTATTGAATCTCGTCCAAAGATGGAAGGACGTAGCATGTTTCTCATTATGGCTCCAAAAGCGGAGAAATAA
- a CDS encoding ABC transporter permease has protein sequence MNIIENIKMAFSSIAAQKMRAILTTLGIIIGVAAVIIVVAIGQGAEQKLKEQMIGVENIRTVYFEPSEEDQAQNPNIWFGQQYTEQDLEDIQALPDVQSVVATASDYRTLSVGEMESEADIIGTNMHYFDLYQYEAMDGELLTPIDFLAGTRKVVISSSLAEMLFPYESPVGQTMKIGAYPMEIIGVLAPSESILSYEYEQVIMPYETWKQIFFREGYSGLSISAASVEQAEWAVADVMYTLNTNHDTIDAYQSHDVSQYLEADAGITQILTVIIGGIAGISLLVGGIGVMNIMLVSVTERTREIGIRKSMGATTGQIMLQFLVESVVLTFLGGLMGILIGSLLVVLIGNGFDLDVALSIPVITIATTFSIVVGVIFGLLPANKAAKLDPVDALRYE, from the coding sequence GTGAACATTATCGAGAATATAAAAATGGCCTTTAGTTCTATTGCTGCCCAAAAGATGCGCGCTATATTAACGACACTAGGAATCATTATTGGTGTTGCTGCTGTTATCATTGTTGTTGCTATTGGGCAAGGAGCAGAACAAAAGCTAAAAGAGCAAATGATTGGTGTCGAAAACATTCGCACCGTCTATTTTGAACCTTCAGAGGAAGATCAAGCACAGAACCCAAATATATGGTTTGGACAGCAATATACCGAACAAGACTTAGAAGATATTCAAGCATTACCAGATGTGCAGTCAGTTGTTGCTACAGCCTCTGACTACCGGACGTTAAGCGTTGGAGAAATGGAGAGCGAAGCCGATATTATTGGCACAAATATGCATTACTTTGATCTTTACCAATATGAAGCGATGGATGGTGAGTTGTTAACGCCCATTGATTTTTTAGCAGGTACGAGAAAAGTAGTCATTAGTTCATCATTAGCAGAAATGTTGTTTCCATATGAATCTCCTGTTGGCCAAACGATGAAAATTGGCGCTTACCCAATGGAAATTATTGGAGTGCTAGCTCCATCGGAAAGCATTCTTAGTTATGAATATGAACAAGTCATTATGCCATATGAAACGTGGAAACAAATTTTCTTCAGAGAAGGATACTCAGGTTTGAGTATTTCCGCAGCGTCTGTTGAACAAGCGGAATGGGCCGTTGCCGATGTCATGTATACGTTGAATACGAACCACGATACGATTGATGCGTATCAAAGCCATGATGTCAGCCAATATTTAGAAGCGGATGCTGGAATAACACAAATTTTAACGGTTATTATTGGTGGGATTGCAGGCATTTCTTTACTTGTTGGTGGGATTGGCGTTATGAATATAATGCTTGTCTCCGTTACAGAACGAACAAGGGAAATTGGTATTCGTAAATCAATGGGGGCGACAACAGGACAAATTATGCTACAATTTCTCGTTGAATCGGTCGTACTCACATTCTTAGGTGGACTAATGGGAATTTTGATTGGAAGCCTACTCGTCGTGTTAATTGGAAATGGGTTTGATTTAGACGTTGCACTTTCCATTCCTGTAATTACAATTGCTACAACGTTCTCTATTGTTGTTGGGGTCATTTTTGGTTTACTACCGGCTAATAAAGCTGCTAAATTGGATCCCGTTGATGCGTTGCGGTACGAATAA